A genomic window from Tolypothrix sp. PCC 7910 includes:
- the sppA gene encoding signal peptide peptidase SppA, with protein sequence MVWPFKPRFSKQIARIEINGAISGGTRKRVLEALKTVEEKKFPALLLRIDSPGGTVGDSQEIYSALKRLRDKMKIVASFGNISASGGVYIGMGAEYIMANPGTITGSIGVILRGNNLERLLDKIGVSFKVIKSGPYKDILAFDRELTEPEQGILQELIDVSYQQFVQTVAEARSLAVETVKSFADGRIFTGQQALDLGVVDRLGTEEDARRWTAELVGLDPEKTQCFTLEERKPLLSRLLPGSRQASSSIGAGIDWLEFEMSTSGLPLWLYRP encoded by the coding sequence ATGGTTTGGCCTTTTAAGCCCAGGTTTAGTAAACAAATAGCGCGGATTGAAATTAATGGTGCAATTTCTGGTGGGACTCGTAAACGTGTTCTAGAAGCACTGAAAACAGTAGAGGAAAAAAAATTTCCCGCATTACTGCTGCGGATTGATAGCCCTGGTGGTACGGTGGGAGATTCTCAAGAAATTTACAGTGCCCTCAAACGTTTGCGGGATAAAATGAAAATTGTTGCCAGTTTTGGTAATATTTCGGCTTCTGGTGGTGTCTACATTGGCATGGGAGCCGAATATATCATGGCCAACCCAGGTACTATTACGGGTAGCATTGGTGTAATTTTGCGAGGAAATAACTTAGAACGCTTGTTAGATAAAATCGGTGTTTCCTTTAAAGTCATTAAATCCGGCCCTTACAAAGATATTTTGGCATTTGACCGGGAACTGACGGAACCGGAACAAGGTATTCTACAAGAGTTGATTGATGTTAGTTATCAGCAGTTTGTGCAAACCGTAGCTGAAGCTCGTTCTTTAGCGGTAGAAACTGTGAAAAGTTTTGCCGATGGTCGGATATTCACTGGACAGCAAGCCTTGGATTTAGGTGTAGTAGATCGTCTGGGAACAGAGGAAGATGCACGTCGTTGGACAGCAGAACTAGTCGGTCTTGATCCTGAAAAGACACAATGTTTCACCCTAGAAGAACGTAAACCCCTGCTGAGTAGATTACTACCAGGAAGCCGCCAAGCCTCATCAAGTATTGGAGCTGGTATTGACTGGTTGGAATTTGAAATGTCTACCAGTGGTTTACCCCTTTGGTTGTATCGGCCGTAG
- the aroH gene encoding chorismate mutase, which translates to MEWQMRAIRGATTVSENTTEAIREAVTELLDELEQRNHLQPKDMISVTFSVTRDLDAIFPAAIARTRPGWDGVAMLDVQQMHVEGSLQRCIRFLIHVYLPTSTPIYHIYLRHAANLRPDWSLPQQLHEVQQVVESKV; encoded by the coding sequence GTGGAGTGGCAAATGCGGGCAATTCGTGGAGCAACAACAGTTTCAGAAAATACAACTGAAGCGATTCGAGAAGCGGTAACAGAACTATTAGATGAACTGGAACAACGAAATCATCTCCAGCCAAAGGATATGATTAGTGTGACATTTTCCGTGACACGGGATTTGGATGCGATTTTTCCAGCTGCGATCGCAAGAACACGTCCAGGTTGGGATGGTGTCGCTATGTTGGATGTGCAGCAAATGCACGTCGAAGGCAGTTTACAGCGCTGTATCCGCTTTTTAATCCACGTCTACTTGCCAACTTCCACGCCGATTTACCATATATATTTACGTCATGCGGCTAACTTGCGTCCTGACTGGAGTTTGCCCCAGCAATTACATGAAGTGCAACAAGTAGTAGAGTCAAAAGTCTAA